The Candidatus Amarolinea dominans genome segment CCAGGTAGGGAAAGGGGACCAGAATAACGCTGAGGGTAATGAAGGTCAAGTCCCAGCGCTGGCTGCGCAGCCAGAGGCCGGCCTCGGTCGGAAAAGCCAGCCGGCTCATTCTCATTGCAGATGCTGCCATAAATCCTCCTCTGCTAAACAAAATCAAGGTTTCGGCGTGACGAAAATGATGAGCAAGTCACACCTACTGGATCAACGAAGTGCTGTGTCCATTGCTGGGAGGGCAAAAATGCCCGCGTGGGTCAATGGGCTGACCGCATAGCGGGCAGGTGGGGCGCCCCGCCGCCACCAGGGCCAGGGCATGTTCGCTGAAGTCGCGCATCATCTCACGCCCGGCCACAAAGCGAGCCAGGGCCGCCTGACTGCTGCCTTCGGCATCCTCAACCACCAACTCCTGCGCAATGATGATCACCAGGGCGCGTGCCTCATCGTAGCCCAAGCCAATCTGCCCGATCATAAAGGCCGGATAGACCGGCTCCTCCAGGGTCATGCGCGGGTTGTTGACGTTGACCAAATCGGTGCGCAGTTGGGGGAGCACATCCCCAACCTGTTCGAGCAACTGGGAGATGCCGATCGCCAGCGCCTGTACCTGCTGTTTTTCAATTTTCAACGTCACCACGCGCAGGCCGCTACGCGCCTGCAAGTAGAAGTCGCGTTGGCCCGGCCGGCCAATGGCGCCAACGGTGATGCGAGATACCGGATCAAAATCGTAATCAAACTGCGGCATATCTGTTTCCTTTTTTACACAACTATTGGCGCAACGTCGTTTACGGAATTTTCTGCTGTTCTTCCACAAAACTGGGCAGCACGCCTGTGTCATTGAAATGTTCCAGGCGAGCGTGGCCAGGCGCTGCAAAACGCAGCACAGTGACGGACGCCGGGCTAATCACGAGTCGCTGAAACAGATCCAGATGCAGGCCGAGGTAATGGGCCACGGCCGCCTTGAGAATGTCAGCGTGCGACACGACCAGAATAGTATCATCTGGATGCGTTCTGCGCAAGCGTTCCAGCGCACCAATGACGCGCGTTTGCGCCTCCAGCAGACTCTCGCCATCAGGAAAGCGCGCCAGGCTGGGCGCGATCATCAGCAGCGGCCAGAGATCGGTCTCGCGCATCGCCTTGAGTGGCATGCCTGTCCATTGCCCATAGTACACTTCGCCCAGGTCAGGATCCTGTTCCACAGGCAAGCGCAGGCGGTCAGCCAGGGGCGCCGCGGTTTCCAGGGCGCGCTCCAGCGGGCTGCTGTAAATCGCTTTGATCGGAATGTGCGCCAGGCGCTCTGCTAACTCATGCGCCTGCTGCTGACCAGCCGCGTTGAGATGGACACCAGGTGTCCATCCGGCCAGGCGCTCACCAACCCAATCGTTGGTGGCATGTCGTACAAGAAGAAGAGTGGTCAAGCGCTTGCTCACTGCGTGTAGAAAAACGCACCTGCGGGCTTACGGCTCGCAGGTGCGTTTTGATGGACAGATTACGCCAATCCGCGCATCAGCGCGGCAAGTTGCGCACGCGAGGGGCGCAGCTTTTCGTTAGCCATCATCGCCAGCGGCTCCTGATCGGCGATATTCACCAGATCAGGCATCGTGGGCTGGTTCGGGTTGATGTGAATCAGGCCGGTGATGATCTGCCGCGTGGTCTCGGCCTCGCGTAGAACCTGCACCGCCTGCATCCAGTCGGTCGGGTCGTAGGCGGTGTCCAGTTTCTTCAGCCGGACGTGCGATCCGTCGTGCATTTCGACATCCACGGCCGTGCCCGGCTCGTAATCCACCGTGATTTCCTGATAGGCGGGAATGTAC includes the following:
- a CDS encoding DUF3090 domain-containing protein, whose amino-acid sequence is MPQFDYDFDPVSRITVGAIGRPGQRDFYLQARSGLRVVTLKIEKQQVQALAIGISQLLEQVGDVLPQLRTDLVNVNNPRMTLEEPVYPAFMIGQIGLGYDEARALVIIIAQELVVEDAEGSSQAALARFVAGREMMRDFSEHALALVAAGRPTCPLCGQPIDPRGHFCPPSNGHSTSLIQ
- a CDS encoding MSMEG_4193 family putative phosphomutase, whose protein sequence is MTTLLLVRHATNDWVGERLAGWTPGVHLNAAGQQQAHELAERLAHIPIKAIYSSPLERALETAAPLADRLRLPVEQDPDLGEVYYGQWTGMPLKAMRETDLWPLLMIAPSLARFPDGESLLEAQTRVIGALERLRRTHPDDTILVVSHADILKAAVAHYLGLHLDLFQRLVISPASVTVLRFAAPGHARLEHFNDTGVLPSFVEEQQKIP